The genomic window ATTAGCCAGATCCAGACTGGGAAACGGCCGCACCGAGGCTCCTGGCAAGGCTTCCATGATCGCACCAAATCCCATTTGCGCGGCTTCCACCAACGAGTCAATCTGACTTCCCTGGATATTCACATCAATGGTGTTACCCCCGGAAAAGCCGCCAAACAGCGACGACCGCTTGGCAAACGCCATGGTGTCGGGAAAACCGCCTATCAATTGGTTGACCATGGGCACCAGTTCATTGGTGCGACTGGGATCTGCCGCCTGCACCCCCATAAACACCGCGCCATTAACGGCGACAAAGAAATAATGCTTCACCTGCGGCTGCTGCTCACCCTGCACATAGGGTTCCATTCGCTTGGCAATGACCTGCCCCATTTCTTTCTCGATGGCATCGATATTCAATCCTGGCGGCGGCAGAATAAATGCGAAAACCAGGTTTCGATTTCCTTCCGGCAAATAATCCGCTTTGGGCTTAAACGCCAACACCGCGACAACCGGGATCAACATCAACGCCAGCACCCACATCCAGCGCTGCTTCGGCGAATCCGTTAATCGCATAATGCGGCTGGTAGTGTTATCCCAGGTCTTTGCCCACGGCTCGTGCGCCAATTCCTGGGTCAAATACCGACGCGCCAGCGTGGGCAACACGGTCACGGCGACGATCAACGAGAAGGTAATCGCTACCGCAATCGTTACCGCCAGATCCGCAAACAATTGCCCTGCTTCTTCGCGCAAAAATACCACCGGTAAAAATATCGCCACGGTAGTCACGGTGGATGCCAGCAACGCCGCCCACACTTCCGAGGTACCTTGCAACGCTGCCTTGTCTGGGGGCAATCCTTTTTCACGTAACCGGACAATGTTTTCCAGCACCACGATTGCGGCATCCAGCACCATGCCCACTGCGAACGCGATCCCGGCCAAAGAAATCACGTTCAGCGTTCGGCCAAACATGTCGAGCAAAATAAATGTCGCAATCAACGACGTTGGAATCGCCATCGCAACCATCAACGTGGCGCGGAATTGCCACAAAAACAGCCATAGCACCGCGACCGACAAACCTATCCCCAACACAATATTGGAAGTCACCATCGATACAGACTGATCGATGTACTCGGTTTCGTCATACACCTGATAAATCGATAAACCGGCACGCTGCAATGGACCGCTGCTCAGCTCGGTCATTGCCTGGCGCAATTCCGCCATGACCGTGAGCACATTCACGCCGGTTTCGCGGTGCGCATTAACAGCAATGGCACCTTCGCCATTTTGAATTACAAAACCAGTGCGATCTCTCAATCGGGTTTCAACTGTCGCCACATCACGCAAATACACTGGGCGACCATTGCGCCATTCCAGCACCATTTCCTGCAGGTGCTCGACATCGTATTTACCGGTAAAACGCACAGCATACTGACGTTTGCCCACGTCCACATCACCGGCAGACACGTCTTTGCCGCCGCCAGTCAGCTGCGACACTTTGGGAAGTTGAATGCCTAAACTGGCTGCTTTGTAGGGATCAAACGTGATGCGGACTTCTTTTTCCCGCCCGCCCCGCACTTCCGACATCGCTACGCCGGGAACGCGCTCGAATCGCGTTTGCACCACCTCTTCAACAAAATCCTGGTAGGTTGCGATAGGTTTATCGTTGCCCTCATTGGGCTTGATAATAAACCAGGCAATGGGGCGCGAATCGCCACCGATATTACTGATGATGGGTTCGTCCGCATCATCGGGATAACTGGGAACGCGGTTGAGACGATTCATTACCTCAAGCAAGGCGCGCTTCATGTCCATTTCGACCGCGAAAGTAATCGACACTTCACCGCGACCGCGCTTGGCTTTGCCCACCATTTCGGTCATGCCGGGCAAACCGCGCAACACTTTTTCCTGCTGCTCAACAATCTCTGATTCGATTTCTTCCGGTGCTGCAGAACGCCACACAGTGGTAATTGTGATTTGTGGCTGCTCCACTTCAGGCGTCAATTGAATGGGCAGGCGGCTCAAACTGATCACACCAAAAACCACTGCCAGCAACACTGCCACCAAAACAGCAACCGGATTTCCCAAAGATGCGCGCGTCAAATTCACAACTAATTACCTGCGATTACGTTGACAGTCTGGCCCGGCCGCAAGCGCTCGCCGCCCCGCAGTACAATTTTGTCGCCCGCTTTTAATTGACCTTTCACCGCAATTAAATCGCCGCTGGCAATGCCGGTCTCAACATCCACCCGTTCGGCGGTTTTATCTTCGCCGACGCGATAAACGTAATTGCCGGTGCGTCGCAAGATCAGCGCATCACGTGGAATCACTATCTCCTGTCGGGCATCACCAACTGGCACTGACAACCGAACGGTTTGTCCACCGCGCCACTGCGCACCTTCCACTGCCACCGCAACATCAAACAACAACGATTGCTGATCACCCAATGGCACCAGTGTGCGCACCACGCCTGTGCTGCGCTGATTGCCCTGTTGCACATCAACCCGTTGCCCCACTTTGATAAATCCGACGGACTCCACCGGCACGTGGGCTCGCACTTCTAGCGAAGAAGGATTGGAAAAATTCACCACGGTATTGCCGCTAGTCACCCATTCGCCCTCGCGTTTGCTGCGATTAATCACCACACCGGCAAACGGTGCCCGCACGGTAAAACGCTTGAGCTGTTCTTCATCTACCGCCAGTTTGGCGCGTGACACGGATAATTCACTGGCCACGACATCCCGATCCAACTGCATTTTATCCAACTGACTTTTGGCGGCGAATTCTTGCTTGCTCAATTGATGGATGCGCTTTAGTTCGTTATCTAAATAATTCAGCCGTGCTGTATCGCGCTTCAGCGCGGCACGATTCTCGGCAACGCGCAAACGAAACATGGTGTCATCCAGTTTGGCCACGGGATCACCCCAACGAATCTGCGTACCGACCTCCGCCACCCACACCAGACGACCATCGACCTCCGCAGGCACCGCCGCCTCTTGCTGACTCCAAACAGTACCCGACACCATAACCGTGGGTGAGATCTGCAACTGTTTAACCTGACCGAGCTCTACGGGCGCAGCCGGCCGCTGGCGTTTTTGCTCTTCAGCAGATAATGCCGATGCACTCAAACACAAACATGCAACGAGACCCAACCTCAAAATCGGTTTCAAACTTGCCTCCCTCTGTTAAAATTCGTCCACAGCTTCAACCGTTGCCACAGACCAGTCAACAACACATTTATCTGTCTTGTGACTCTCAAAATGCCAACAAGGTTCGTGCCGGGATAAAGCCAAAATTATCAATCATTCGAATAGTTTAATCATACCGACAAATAAGCTGCCGCTAACAATTTAAATTTCGTGTTTCAACCCTTAGAGGAATAAGGATTATGCGCTGGTCTCCCCATGTTACCGTTGCTGCCGTCATTGAGCACAACAATCGCTTTTTGATCGTCGAAGAACTGGTGAGAGGCGAAGCACGCTTTAATCAGCCGGCGGGACATTGGGAACCCAACGAATCATTGATCGAGGCTGTCATACGCGAAGTGCTGGAAGAAACCGCATACGATTTCACACCAACACACCTGCTGGGAATATATCACTGGCACAACACAGACAATAACATCACCTACCTGCGGTTTGCCTTTTGCGGTGAAGTGGGACAAAAACAGGATCGCAAACTTGATGACGGCATTATCGCCGCCCACTGGTTGAGCTATGAGGATATCGAAAAATCACAAGAACAGCACCGCAGTCCGCAAGTGCTGCGCTGCATCGATGATTTTCTGGCAGGCAAACGTCTGCCCATCGACGCCATTATTGAAGTGAGCTAACTATTTCAAATCCAGCAAACGATCGTGACGGAATTGTTTTTTTAGGAACTGCATCTGATCTGCCAGTATTTTGCGATTCAGTAATGCCAGATATTCCGCTGGATTGGGCACAAACGGCACGGCCAGCAACGGCATCCCCGCTTGCTCAGGCGTCCTCGCCCCCTTGGCCACGTTACAGCGCTTGCACGCGGCAACCACATTGGTCCAACGGTCTGCGCCATTTTGGGCTTTGGGAATGATGTGGTCACGGGTCAAATCCCCGTCTGAGAAACGCTGTCCGCAATACATGCACAAATGGCCATCACGGCGGAACAGCTCGCGGTTACTTAAGTGAGGTGGGTGGATTCCGTAGTACTTGTGATTCAGTGTGCCATGAACGGCGATGATGGAGTTTACTTTGAGGGAGGATTGCTGACCGGTGAACCGCGAACACCCTCCCCTCACCAGCATATTGTTCTCGCCCACCTCCCAAGCAACCAGTTCTTTCGCGTAATAACACGCTGCCTCTTCCCAGTGTATCCAAGAAAGTGGCCGCCCCGTCACGTCCAACCGCAAAACCGTCAATGGCGCCGAGTTCAACATATCCATCCCTCAAGCAGACAAGCAATACCGCACGTCGATCATACCGAATTGATATTTCAATTAATATATCGGCGTATAAATTACACACCTGAAGCCAAAATGTGACCTGGGCCACACTTCATGGTAAACAAATTCAAAATATGTACCGGCACCACTTGTTTTCTTAAGGCGAAAAAAAACCGGCTGCCGCCGGTTTTTTCCCTCGCAAGATAATTACGAATTATCCTTGCCTCTGAGGAACACATGACCACCCACTTTCAGGGTCTGCTCTTTGACACGCGCCCAGTATGGGTCTGCCAAATCCGGCGCGTAGTAGTACATCGCACCCTTGGTGTAATCAAGGTTCTTGTCGCGAATCGTCTCGTAGTTGTTGTAAACATGCCGGGCAATTTTTACCGCTTTATCCCAGGCATCTTTATCCACTGGACGATCGCTTTTGCCATCGTGTGTCCACGAAAATTGACGGCGCTGCCATACCACCTGACAGACCGTATCAGGAAACGAACCACTAAAGACCCGGTTCATCGTCACCAGACCAACTGCCAGCTGGCCAAATGCAGATTCACCGCGCGCTTCAAAGTAAATGTTTTGCGCCAAACAACGCTCTTCCTGACTCAACGAGGTAGCCGCTGCTGTCCCAGTCGTCATTACAAGTAGCAAAAACACCCATGCTCTCATAACTCATTCCACCTATATGTAAATAGACAGTAAATACGTAGTGCCAATGTTAATGCCCAAATCTTTTGTCTAAATTAAGGCCGCCAAATAATTGACGATCAAAAGCATTCCCTTGGTACATCGCCTCCGGGCTTATTGCACTTATAGTGCCAAGTTTAGTTTTATTTTTTAATCAACAAGTTACAGCCGACTGTTAAAGTAACCGAAGGTTGGATGTAAAAAATACCTAACAAAAAAGGTTAAGAATTAATCAACTTCGGGTCAGTTCGGCAATCGAACGCGAGATTTTCTGTATGGGGAATAGCGACAGCGGTATTTTATTAATAGCAAATCAGTAGGTTATAGCCGGCTTCCCTCCATGATCATAAAATTGTTTAATTTTCACTCAATAAATCCAAAAGCGTAAATTTATCCGACACTTTTCACCTTGAGTTGCCTATTTATTGTTCACACCCTTGTTTTATCACACTTTTTCTATAAAAATTTCCGACATTTATGATCATTTTTTTTGATCGACAAGAAAAATCGACCTCTTTTCTGGATAAAAACACAGTTATTTTAGTCTCTGATTTGAGACAAATTAACTTCGCTCATAAAATAGACTGATAAAACAGCAGAAATAAAAAAAGCCCCCATTGGGGGCTTTTTAAAATTGCGCGAAGCGGTCCGTGATTAGATCGCGTCAGCGTCTTCCTCGCCGGTGCGAATACGAACAACGCGCTCCACGGAGGTCACAAAAATCTTGCCGTCGCCAATTTTCCCGGTACGGGACGCATTAACAATGGCATCGACGCACGCATCAGCGCGCTCATTGTCGACCACCACCTCGATCTTGATCTTGGGCAAAAAATCAACAACGTATTCCGCCCCACGGTAAAGCTCGGTATGACCCTTTTGCCGCCCAAAGCCACGGACCTCGGTGGCGGTCATGCCGGTAATGCCTATTTCAGAAAGCGCTTCACGCACATCATCCAGCTTAAACGGCTTGATTATGGCTTCCACTTTTTTCACAGCAAATCCCCTTGGTTCTACTTTAGGTTGAGCATATCACAGGCCCGCAACAGTGTACTAATCGCGAAACCCGGAGGTAATAGGATAGCGCCTGTCCTTGCCGAACGCCCGGGGCGTGATGCGTATTCCCGGCGCGGCCTGACGTCGCTTGTATTCATTTCGATCCACCATTCGTGTCACACGAATGACTTCCTGTTGATCAAACCCCATAGCCACAATATCGGCAACACTCATGTCGCGCTCAACATAGGCTTCGAGTATTGGGTCCAACAGCGCATAATCTGGCAGACTATCGCTGTCTTTTTGATCTGGTCGCAACTCCGCTGACGGCGGGCGATCAATAATCCTTTGCGGAATCACTTCATGCTGACGGTTACGGTAGTTACTCAGATCGTACACCAGGGTTTTGGGCACGTCCTTCAACACATCCAGGCCACCGGCCATGTCGCCGTACAAGGTGGAATAACCAACCGCCATCTCGCTCTTGTTACCTGTCGACAAAACCATGCGACCTTTCTTGTTGGAGATGGCCATCAAAATCACACCGCGGCAACGCGCCTGAATATTTTCTTCGGTGACATCGGCCGCAGCTCCGGCAAATTCATCGGCCAACAGCTCGGTAAATGCAGCAAACGCTTTTTCAATCGAAATACTGCGATAGGTTACACCCAACCGCTTTGCCATATCGGCCGCATCCCACTCGCTGATGTCTGCGGTATAACGGGACGGCAACATCACCGCTTCCACATTGGGCGCGCCCAAGGCATCAACGGCGATCGCCATCGTCAGCGCCGAATCAATTCCGCCGGACAGTCCCAGCACGACACCTTTAAAACCATTTTTTCTCACGTAATCGCGCAAGCCAAGCACCAAGGCATCGTAGACTGCCGCCAGATTATCGGGCCGATCGGTTGACACGGACTGGGTACTGCTCAGCCCGTGAGGCGTCAGTTCAAATTCGACCAGCGATATGCTTTCTTCAAAACTCGCCGCACGGTGCACCACCGTGCCACGGGCATCAACCACAAACGAGGCGCCGTCAAACACCAGTTCATCCTGGCCACCTATCAAATTGACGTACACCACCGGCCCCCGTCCTTCCTGAGCACGCTTGGCGACTACCGCTTCACGCTGTTCCATCTTTCCCTGATGAAATGGCGAGGCATTCAGATTCAAAATCAATTGTGCGCCATGCTCAACCGCTTGCGCGCTCGGTCCCGGAAACCAGATATCCTCGCATACCGACAGCCCCAAACGGATACCATTGACATCGAAAATTGATGCTTCTTGTCCGATCGAAAAATAGCGTTTTTCGTCAAACACCGAATAGTTCGGCAACTGTTGCTTGCGATAACAGGCCACATCGACTCCGTCATGCAGCACCAACGCGCAATTGAACAACTCGCCATTCACCCGCTGTGGGCAACCGATCACCACGTACATGCCCATGCTGCAGCTGCGCAAATCATTTACTGCACTATCAACCTGGCGCATCAATCCTGGACGTAATAACAAATCTTCGGGAGGATAACCGGTGAGACACAATTCGGGAAACACCACCACCTGCGCCCCTTCCACGCGCGCACGCGCCACCGCTTCACGAATGCGCACCGTGTTACCGGCAATATCGCCCACTAAAAAATTCAGTTGCGCCAGCGCAATACGCAGCTTTTGAGTCACATCTACCCCTTAAAAAATTCCCACATCCGCTGTCCCATATCCAGCGGTGACCGCACCACCAGCGCTCCGCCAGATTCCAGTGCGTTGATTTTACTTTTTGCCGTTCCCAATCCGCGTGCCACCAGCGCCCCGGCGTGTCCCATGCGCGCGCCAGCCGATGCAGTTGTGCCTGCGATATAAGCCACCACGGGTTTGCGTACACGCTGACGAATAAATTCTGCAGTCTCTTCTTCTTCGTTGGTGCCAATCATGCCGAGCATGATCATGCCTTTAGTCTTGCGATCGCTTTCAAACAGCTCCAGCGCCTGCATAAAATTCATGCCGTGAATGGGATCACCGCCAATGCCAACGCAAGTGCTCTGCCCCAAACCCAGCTCAGTGGTTTGGCGAACGGCTTCGTAGGTCAGCGTACTGGATCGGGAAATGATACCGATAGTGCCAGGCGAATAAATTTCCGGCGGCATGATGCCAAGATTGCACTCGCCCGGCGTGATGATTCCAGGCGTGTTCGGTCCCACCAAACGTGCGTTATAAAACGTTAGCGCGGCTTTGACCCGTAACAAATCGTGCACCGGAATGCCACGCGTAATACACACGATCAGATTGATTCCGGCCTCAGCGGCCTCAATGATGGCATCGGCTGCAGTTGAAGCGGGCACAAAAATAACGCTGGCGGTCGCGCCGGTCGCTTCGACCGCATCCCGCACGCTGTTGAAAACCGGCACACCCAGGCAGCGCTCGCCACCGCGTCCAGGCGTCACCGCCGAAACAATCCGGGTGCCATATTCCTGCATCCGCTGCGCATGAAACAAACCCTGCACACCAGTCATGCCCTGTACAACCACTCGCGTATCTTTACCGGCCAGAATGCTCATAGCCTGCCCTTTTTGGCCATGTCCACCACCGCAGCGACAGCCTCCTGGAATCCATCCATCAAACGGAAACCAAACTCCGAATCATTGAGCAACATCAAACCTTCTTTGGCATTGGTTCCGGCAAAGCGCACCACAGTTGGCTTGTTGGCTTTGCGCAATCGCAACGCGACCAACATTCCGCGCGCCACCATGTCGCAGCGCACAATGCCGCCAAAAATATTCACCAGCAACACATCCACCTGCGGATTGTCCAGCAACGACCCATAGGCCTCAGCCACTTCCTGCTCATTGGAACGACCACTGATGTCGAGCACACAGGCGGGCTCTTCCCCGGGCAGGCGAATCAAATCCAGCGTTGCCATTGCCAAGCCAGCACCATTGAGTATGCAGCCGATGTTGCCCTGCAACGGCACATCCGTCAGCACATACCCCTGCGCATCCAGGCCGACAACACTGGTCCCGCGAACATCACCAAACGTCCCCAGGTCCCTTTGGCGAAACGATGCGTTGCTGTCCGCCACCAGTTTGGCATTAAGTGCGGATAATTGATTGTCATCAATGATCGCCAGTGGGCTGATTTCCAGTAACAGCAATTCCTTCTCGACAAACAAGCGATAGGCATTGCTCATCACCTGCGATAACTGCACCGCCAACGCCCCGGTCAAGCCAAGGTTCTGCGCCATTTGTCGACAATG from Gammaproteobacteria bacterium includes these protein-coding regions:
- a CDS encoding NUDIX hydrolase codes for the protein MRWSPHVTVAAVIEHNNRFLIVEELVRGEARFNQPAGHWEPNESLIEAVIREVLEETAYDFTPTHLLGIYHWHNTDNNITYLRFAFCGEVGQKQDRKLDDGIIAAHWLSYEDIEKSQEQHRSPQVLRCIDDFLAGKRLPIDAIIEVS
- the sucD gene encoding succinate--CoA ligase subunit alpha, with amino-acid sequence MSILAGKDTRVVVQGMTGVQGLFHAQRMQEYGTRIVSAVTPGRGGERCLGVPVFNSVRDAVEATGATASVIFVPASTAADAIIEAAEAGINLIVCITRGIPVHDLLRVKAALTFYNARLVGPNTPGIITPGECNLGIMPPEIYSPGTIGIISRSSTLTYEAVRQTTELGLGQSTCVGIGGDPIHGMNFMQALELFESDRKTKGMIMLGMIGTNEEEETAEFIRQRVRKPVVAYIAGTTASAGARMGHAGALVARGLGTAKSKINALESGGALVVRSPLDMGQRMWEFFKG
- a CDS encoding acetate--CoA ligase family protein — protein: MKLYEYHAKRLFADYGIPVPDSQLVTDNAQVEAALAALGGDRWIIKAQSLAGRSRLDGYVRWAVGVEHARLLVGQMFKGDVDKRREAVAAVLIERPAEVQRHLYLAMSIDPLLERIVCMAADTGGASIDVVAREKPELVFTEVADIVFGFRPYHCRQMAQNLGLTGALAVQLSQVMSNAYRLFVEKELLLLEISPLAIIDDNQLSALNAKLVADSNASFRQRDLGTFGDVRGTSVVGLDAQGYVLTDVPLQGNIGCILNGAGLAMATLDLIRLPGEEPACVLDISGRSNEQEVAEAYGSLLDNPQVDVLLVNIFGGIVRCDMVARGMLVALRLRKANKPTVVRFAGTNAKEGLMLLNDSEFGFRLMDGFQEAVAAVVDMAKKGRL
- a CDS encoding P-II family nitrogen regulator — protein: MKKVEAIIKPFKLDDVREALSEIGITGMTATEVRGFGRQKGHTELYRGAEYVVDFLPKIKIEVVVDNERADACVDAIVNASRTGKIGDGKIFVTSVERVVRIRTGEEDADAI
- a CDS encoding HNH endonuclease, with product MLNSAPLTVLRLDVTGRPLSWIHWEEAACYYAKELVAWEVGENNMLVRGGCSRFTGQQSSLKVNSIIAVHGTLNHKYYGIHPPHLSNRELFRRDGHLCMYCGQRFSDGDLTRDHIIPKAQNGADRWTNVVAACKRCNVAKGARTPEQAGMPLLAVPFVPNPAEYLALLNRKILADQMQFLKKQFRHDRLLDLK
- a CDS encoding efflux RND transporter permease subunit, translating into MNLTRASLGNPVAVLVAVLLAVVFGVISLSRLPIQLTPEVEQPQITITTVWRSAAPEEIESEIVEQQEKVLRGLPGMTEMVGKAKRGRGEVSITFAVEMDMKRALLEVMNRLNRVPSYPDDADEPIISNIGGDSRPIAWFIIKPNEGNDKPIATYQDFVEEVVQTRFERVPGVAMSEVRGGREKEVRITFDPYKAASLGIQLPKVSQLTGGGKDVSAGDVDVGKRQYAVRFTGKYDVEHLQEMVLEWRNGRPVYLRDVATVETRLRDRTGFVIQNGEGAIAVNAHRETGVNVLTVMAELRQAMTELSSGPLQRAGLSIYQVYDETEYIDQSVSMVTSNIVLGIGLSVAVLWLFLWQFRATLMVAMAIPTSLIATFILLDMFGRTLNVISLAGIAFAVGMVLDAAIVVLENIVRLREKGLPPDKAALQGTSEVWAALLASTVTTVAIFLPVVFLREEAGQLFADLAVTIAVAITFSLIVAVTVLPTLARRYLTQELAHEPWAKTWDNTTSRIMRLTDSPKQRWMWVLALMLIPVVAVLAFKPKADYLPEGNRNLVFAFILPPPGLNIDAIEKEMGQVIAKRMEPYVQGEQQPQVKHYFFVAVNGAVFMGVQAADPSRTNELVPMVNQLIGGFPDTMAFAKRSSLFGGFSGGNTIDVNIQGSQIDSLVEAAQMGFGAIMEALPGASVRPFPSLDLANPELSLDPDERRIAEVGWTRAQLAGVIRALGDGLLVGDYFDGEQRLDVVLRGQSWESPEELQSIPLATPNAGVVPLGELVNVVRTAGPEEIRRLDRRRTITLQVTPPEGMPLEQAIDILREKVEPALVNLMPPDGTVRYSGTADKLDTALETMLGSFVLAIVILYLLISALFRSFIDSLLVILTIPLATIGGVIALRVTGALTSQPMDLLTMIGFVILLGLVVNNAILLVDQTRTAERNGLNRDEAVAQAVRLRLRPIFMTTTTSICGMLPLLLMPGAGSELYRGLAAVIVGGMAVSTIFTLLLLPSLLRMSRKNVKFA
- a CDS encoding efflux RND transporter periplasmic adaptor subunit, coding for MSASALSAEEQKRQRPAAPVELGQVKQLQISPTVMVSGTVWSQQEAAVPAEVDGRLVWVAEVGTQIRWGDPVAKLDDTMFRLRVAENRAALKRDTARLNYLDNELKRIHQLSKQEFAAKSQLDKMQLDRDVVASELSVSRAKLAVDEEQLKRFTVRAPFAGVVINRSKREGEWVTSGNTVVNFSNPSSLEVRAHVPVESVGFIKVGQRVDVQQGNQRSTGVVRTLVPLGDQQSLLFDVAVAVEGAQWRGGQTVRLSVPVGDARQEIVIPRDALILRRTGNYVYRVGEDKTAERVDVETGIASGDLIAVKGQLKAGDKIVLRGGERLRPGQTVNVIAGN
- a CDS encoding cell wall hydrolase, whose protein sequence is MRAWVFLLLVMTTGTAAATSLSQEERCLAQNIYFEARGESAFGQLAVGLVTMNRVFSGSFPDTVCQVVWQRRQFSWTHDGKSDRPVDKDAWDKAVKIARHVYNNYETIRDKNLDYTKGAMYYYAPDLADPYWARVKEQTLKVGGHVFLRGKDNS
- a CDS encoding NAD+ synthase — its product is MTQKLRIALAQLNFLVGDIAGNTVRIREAVARARVEGAQVVVFPELCLTGYPPEDLLLRPGLMRQVDSAVNDLRSCSMGMYVVIGCPQRVNGELFNCALVLHDGVDVACYRKQQLPNYSVFDEKRYFSIGQEASIFDVNGIRLGLSVCEDIWFPGPSAQAVEHGAQLILNLNASPFHQGKMEQREAVVAKRAQEGRGPVVYVNLIGGQDELVFDGASFVVDARGTVVHRAASFEESISLVEFELTPHGLSSTQSVSTDRPDNLAAVYDALVLGLRDYVRKNGFKGVVLGLSGGIDSALTMAIAVDALGAPNVEAVMLPSRYTADISEWDAADMAKRLGVTYRSISIEKAFAAFTELLADEFAGAAADVTEENIQARCRGVILMAISNKKGRMVLSTGNKSEMAVGYSTLYGDMAGGLDVLKDVPKTLVYDLSNYRNRQHEVIPQRIIDRPPSAELRPDQKDSDSLPDYALLDPILEAYVERDMSVADIVAMGFDQQEVIRVTRMVDRNEYKRRQAAPGIRITPRAFGKDRRYPITSGFRD